Below is a genomic region from Zea mays cultivar B73 chromosome 9, Zm-B73-REFERENCE-NAM-5.0, whole genome shotgun sequence.
GTGTTTTATGATGATCCAAATAGGCCAAATCGGTATTTGCTTGCCCGAGAACTCACAAGTAGGCCCGATGCAACTGATATTGAGGTAAGGCACAGAGACAAATACCTTAGTTGTTTTTTTGTCTATATTTGATGATCACCTTTTTAGTGAGTTCCTCCAGTCATGAAAACATGACGTTTAAGAGAAACAAAAcaacttttttttttcttttttcttttttccttctgctgctgctggaggtTAAAAAAGTATGCAGGGGGAGCTGGATAGGGGGAATGGTTGGAGAGGAGAAATAGGGGGcgggggggtggggggggggaGAATGTTTTAGGGGAAGCTATTTAAATATGAATAGAAAGTATGAATATGGGAATTAGGAAGGGGGAATGGTTGGATTTAGCCTAAGAACTAAAAAGTACTTCCTCcgtttttttatttgtcgcgttttagttcaaaaatgaactagcagGCGACAAATATTTGAGAACAGAGGTAGTATCCAATAGTCAGCATTCTCATTCTCTAGACAGTATGTTGTGGCTGCAGCACATTAATCAGCTAAGCTAATGACATTTAACACAAGCTGGAGATCGCCACTTTTTTACTAAAAAAGACATGTGCCTAGTAGGAAAATACTTGATTACATATGCTGCTGTAGCCTTTAGTTCAGCAATAAAGTTTGTATTTTCCCAAACTTATTTTAAAAAAACTAACAGTACTACAATGTGCAGAGAATATTTGGTGGTGCCGATGAGCAATCTGAAGAGGCACCATCGTTGATGAACAATGTCATGGGCGTGTTCAGTTCCGTGAGTCGGTTTATGAGGGTCATCTCCAAGTGAGAGTCGAAGCAAACATTGTTCACACTTGAAGCCATCAACAACCATCATGATGCTTGAGTTATACAAGAAGATTATTTTAGTGCATCCATGTTGTTTTCAGTCTGTAATTACTCCATGGTACTGCTATTCGGAACAGTATAGTTTGGCGTTCCGGCACATGCCACCAAATGTGTGCACATACCATACCGTGGATTCCTGGAGTCATCTGCTGATCCTACACCGTGAGGTCAATTATGTAAGTGTGACTTAGAAAAAAAATGTAGATAGATCCTCATTCTGGAAAAAGCCGGGTATTTGATTGTAATTCAATACTGTGCTTGATATATCACAATCAGCTCGCATTTTGTAATTCAATACTGGACGAATATAAATTCAATCCTTTGTTTTACATGTGTGTTGTGTCAGTCAATCAGAACATTTTTCTACTCTACAGTGAGTCAGAATATCTATCCTCTAAAGTGACACACTTATCCTCAgtatatatagttatatacacCGAATACTGCTGAAATAACCATTTTTTTAAGGAAGAGAAACATTTGAATGAAGTGACCTAAATACAGTACATTCAGAATCTTGGGCCGATGCGATCAGTGCTCCCGGTTTTCCACAGGAGAGGCGGAGGCGCTGTGAGAGCCTGCCAAGCCCAGCGACGGCTGCAGGAACGACGACCGATGCCCACTGGAACCCTGCTCCGCTGCTGCGGTCGTCGACGATGACCGTGCCAGCAGCGCCGATGAGGAGCACGCCGCGCCGGCGCTCGACGGCGACGGGCCCAGGCCGAGGTGCTGCCCCCACTTGAGCCCCAGCTGCAGCTGGCTCCCGCCCTCTTCTCCTCCCGCCGACGGCGACGATTTGTTACCGCCCTGCGTGCCGACGTACGACGTGATGGCGGCCGCCAGCACCGTCTGGAAGCCCGGGTCCGACGTGATCACCTTGGCTATCGTGTCGGTGAGTACGCCCGCCGGTGCGCTCTCGCTCGCCGCTGCCGCCTTCTGCTGCGGCTGGTAGAGCGCGGGGACTTCCCCGCCTTGTCGCCCTTGCCTCCCGTTGGTGCTGCTCATCAGTGCAGCGCCACCGCCACCGTTGAACAAGGACGCAGCAGCTGGTGACCCGTAGCTCAGGTACCCAGCACCACCGGTCGCCGCCGGCCATGCAGCGGCGGACAGCGCGCTGGGCCCGGAGTTGGAGAAGGAGAAGCTCGTGGGACGATGATGGTACCTAGCGCCGCCGGGACCACCGAAGCCCGACGAGAACCTGCTGTTGCTCAGAGAGAACGCCTGCGAGGTGGCCGCCGCCGGcgaggtgaggtcgagcgtgatgGTCGGGTAGGACGGCGTGGAGGTGACGGACGCGGCGCCGCCGGTCGGGAGGAAGAAGTGTCTGGAGGCGTCGTGCGCCGCCGCCGGCGAGGCGGCGGGGAAGAAGCCgagggaggtggaggaggagcccGAGGTGAGCATGGACGCTGCGGCGGAGGTGGTGGAGGCCATCGCGGTGGCGGAGGCGGACAGCAGGTGGTTGTGCGTGCCCTCGTACGTGGTGATCAGGATCGACGTGTCGTCCGCGCACCTCTGCACCTGCAAATGTTACACACGGGCACACGGCGTGTCATGCTCAGACCATACTTTTTATTTTTTACTCTTTATTTAACATTCTATTTTTCTCTATATAAAGATTAAACTCTATATATAACATCTTATTCTAAAGGACTCTGCAACATATAAATTAGCTTGGCTAGCGAGAGTTCCTAGCCAAATTTGCAAGTGAGTGAGTCAATTTAGAGAGCCGAATAACTTATCAAGTTAAATGACTAATCTGTTGGAAAACAATTTTACTATTAATTAGCTAAAATTTAGTTTGATAAACTATTTAACTAGTTTCTTAGAGACGTTCCTCGTGCATGGAATTGGCGGTGACATGCATGCAGGAAATTAATGAGTCCATGATCAAGCAGCGTTGGCCAGCTCCCTATAATGGTAATTAATTAATTATCATAAATCATATTGATCTCTCGCTAATGTCATGTCGTAGCACGTGTCTTTAGTACTTAACTGGATGTTCCTCGAGAACTGTGCCAATCACGTAGTGAATTTCTTTTTTTGTCAAGATTCGATCACATCCTTGATATATTTTGATAAAAATAACAAATATCAATGGAGATATATGGATCATGCCCACAGGCAATGAACCCATGGTCCGAGGCTTGTATCCGCCATGTTAATTGAGCCGTATCATATTCAAGATTACTTGTGATTGTTTTTGATGTAGCATTCCTCCTTTTAAAACAAACTGATAATAATGTTTATATCGTCTAAAAGTAAGAGTGAAATGTACCGTAGCTCACATGTTCTTAAACTCTTCTTGTGTTCTAACCCAGTTTATTTAGGTTCTTCAAAATTTTAAGTGGTTCAATTCAAGGGATCACTTGAAAAGCCAAAGGATCTATAGGTAATCCTTTCGAGAGTTCGTAATCCCTGAAAGTCATACGAGAATATGAAGAAAAAAAAATACAGCCTTCCTCCCGGTGAATTTCAGTAGACCCCGTTTGTTTCATTGAAATTGAATTTCATTACAATAATCACAATTTACACACAAACTAagttaatatatttatatatgtaatatatttatatGTCATTCTAAATAATATGATGAGAGAGATAGATATACACTACACTTATGCTATAAAGAAGTAAATAGAAGAGTGTGCTACAAGTTGACATTAGAAAAGTAGTATGTAAATTTATATAATCAATTTTCACTTCTCACCCCATAAATTTTAGATAGACATATATATAAACTTTATAAAGTTGTGGGATGTCATATTCTAGAAAAATAGCCTACACTATTAGTTAGATTACAATTTTTTTAAAGTGAAGGGACACAAACGGGGCCTATAAAGAATGAACTAGAAATATAATTGGTAAATGGAAAAATACATTATATTTCTTATTGGTGTGGTAAAATTCGATCACTTTAAATTGTTCAGAGAGTTAAATTTCAAATTCGTATTGAGTAGTTGGGCTGGTTCGCTTTTTTAAATGTAAGTAAGAAAAACAAAAAGATACTATGTACTGGGCATCTAGCCGTCCAGTCCAGGATTTTCCGAGCACTAGCTTCCCAAGGCCCATTTCTCTTCAAATTCAACTAGATTTTAGATAGACATATATATAAACTTTAGAAAGTTGTTGAATGTCATATAAACTTTAGAGAGTTAAATTTCAAATTCGTATTGAGTAGTTGGGCTGGTTCGCTTTTTAAATATAAGAAAGAAAAACAAAAAGATCTATGCACTGGGCATCTGACTGGACGGCCTTTCTGAGCACTAGCTTCCCAAGGCCCATCTCTCTTCAAATTCAAGTGGCCGTCGCCAATTCCGCCATGGACGCATGGAGGGACCAGCAGGCGACGCCGGGAGCGCCTCAGgtaggggtggataacgagccagctcggctcggctcgtccgagttcgagctgactcgttaagctaacgagccagctcggctcggctcgttaaggtaacgagccacagagtcagctcggctcggctcgtttacgagctcgagctggctcgtttagctcgcgagccagagcagaaaaaaataaaatgtatataataattattttttagttaatttcaaactaatttaacaataaaaatagtaattatactcatagtttcacaaaccatgtcaatataacaccaaattagcacaattcatcactcattaattcacaattcacatgcatgttcatcagtttaacccataattatatttgcatagaccaaattaacacatagacatagttcattaatcattagtttaattcataggtcatagacacctcacatatatataacatgttcatcaattattctataaatgatatgtatatagtttcgttttattagaatatggtagctcgtttagctcgcgagctggctcgttaacgaaccgagctggctcgttaacgaaccgagctggctcgttaacgaaccgagctaggatgtcagctcagctcgtgacaaaattcaaacgagccgatccgagccgagccgagctgaccacgaaatgagcgagccagcgagccacgagcattttgtccagccctagcctcaggggcggccgggcgggcgcacTCCTCCTCGAGGCTCGTTTCCGCTGCGGCGGAGAGGAATGGGAAGCGGGCGTCGCCTTCCCTAGCGCTCCCTCGCCGCGCCCGCGGCGGCCTCCCCGGCCCCCTGTATCTTCTCGATCCGGTAAGCCCCCGAGTCCCTGATCCCCAAATCTATCGTGGTCCTGATCTTAATTTTGGAGCCGTGATGAGGCGCCAGTGGGATTATTTCTTGGTTCACGAGTTCGATTAGAAGCGTATTTTTTTTGGTTGGATTCTGATCATGCACGTTTAATCGTATATGGATGAGTTAAAAGACCTAACGCGGCTCAATTTAGCTCGCCCTTCGCCAACTGGTAGTAGTGGGTACTGGTAGATTAGAGCAACTGGGGCTTGGGAATCGGTTCGATCACATCACTCGGGTTTCAGAGACCTAACAATAACTGACATCATTTCTTATTAGTTTACGTACACGTGGTTCCATGTCAAGTTGTCAACCAATCACTTGCGATTTCAGTTCCTCGTAGACCGCAACTAACGATTGGTCAGGGCTTCAGGCCATCCATCGACCCCAAACCCACGTTCTCTAGATTCTATAGTGCAGCTTTGTTTGTTAATTATCCTTAATTATGAGGGGCCTAGATTCAGTGCTCAGTTATGCACCCCAAGTCAATCTCTCGCAACTATATTATGTGCATGCATCTTAAATAAATAAAGTCCGGTCCCCTCTGTTTTCAACTGATGAATAGATAAACTATAGCCTTGCAAAGGAGACTTGGATTCCGTATACGTTCCGGTTTTGCATGTGCATCTTACCTTTGAACTGATAGATGAACATGCGTAGTTTAAATCATAAGAATTGGTGAGCAGTACTGTTTTGACGTACCTGTTTTCTGACGGGGCATCCTGCTGCCACTGTACACCGGTAGTAGGCGCGGGGGCACGGGTTCCCCTTGGCTACCTTCTGCCCGTACTTTCTCCATTGGCATCCGTCGTTCATCTGATCAACAATCCAAAGCACATGTTCACGCTGTAGCTACTTCCGATACATGCATATCAAGCAGACATCTATGATACGTGCATCTCTGTCGGATGAAATACACATGTCTACGACAACATACCGTTGGTGCATCACACCTTGCCCTTACGGACACCCTTGTCTTCTTGGTCTGTGGCAGCAGTGGGCctacgtcgtcgtcatcctcaggTTCCGTGGCGCCGACGTTCCTCGACTTCTTCTGCGTGTTGCTTGGCAGCCATTGCCGGTCTGCTGCCTCCGTGGTGTCGTCGTCCTTGGCGTCCTCGGAGCTAGCTTCAGGGCTCAAGGTCGTCACATCGGGCTGGACCTTTCCAGTGTTATTAGCCGCGCCATCGTCATCTTTGCGGGCTGATGATGACAGTCCGagtgacaggccttcttcttctttAACACCCATCATCAAGTAGTCTTCCCTCCATTTTCCTTCGGCAGCACTGATGATGACGCTCTTCTCTTCCTTCTTGTGCGTGCCTGTGCCCGTGCCGAGGCTCAGCGAGACGAATTCGGACTCCTCGATGCCGGTGGGTGGCGTGATGGTCGAGGGCCGGTGGTCAGCAAGCTTCTTCTCCATGGGTTCTCCTTTTTGAAGAACGTCGTGGAACTGTAATTGGAGAGACCGGTAGTCCTCTACGATGCGTGACAGCATTGTCTTTAGCCTCTTGTTCTCTTCTCTTACCTCACCCATCTCTGCCCTTGTGGATGCAAGGTTATCTTTGTCGACCTGAAGACATCACAAATGCACAGCTATGAGATCGGTAGCCATTAATTCCTTAACCaagtcacatacgataatgaacttcTGAAGGTTATTGGTATAAGCACAATGCCTCTTGACCTTGTTATGAGCCTTCAAATTAGTTGAGGTTTGATTTGATGCTTCGTCCATTTCGGACTTTTCCCTTAGGCAAGGGGAGCTTGCCTAGTAAGGCACAAAAAACGGCTGATCAGAATAATGGATCCGATAATATAATAAGGTAAAGAAACTAGAATTAATCCCCTCATGTTTAGCCATGCATGAATTGCTTTCATGCATGGTTAATGGATCATTGAATATATATGTTTATAATAACAGTTTGGCACCTCTTTTCTTGAACTTGATTTGTGTGAGGACTTAAACAAATTGGCATCCAGGATACGGTCATCATTTCTGATCTGTAACAGTAACATGGAAAGTTGTTTTGGTAAGAACAGCAAAGAAAGCCATGGATAAATATCTGAGGACCGACTGTACATATATGGGGCGGAGACCATTCCAGTTTAGTTTCTTCACATGTTTTTTTGTGTTATTTACATATACACCAGACTTTGTGGTTCCTGATATTTGGTTGGGCACTTGGTTGATTTCGACATCAGAATTTGCTCTTGAACATGCCTTCCTCTAAGGCTTATTCTCATTCCATATGGATTGGATGGATTAAAAAAATATAAACTTTTTTACTTGTTATAGATTTAAATTCACTCAATCCCGTCTATATGGATTGTGAATTTGTGATCGAAACAAAACATGTCGTAATCGATCCTAGTTCCAATCATATATTCATATCTATATATTTATTCTAGGAGAACTGCAAATCTGAAGGAAGTCCCTTTACATATACTGTAGATGAAGAGCAACAATAGAAACTCGCTGTGTCCTGAACTCATCATACATAATCGATCGAACGAAAACACAACTAAATGAAACTCTTGAGAAGTAAATCACAGACAAACAAAACGAGAAAAATACCAGACCTCGCTTGTTAACTGCTCCTCGTGGCTTCCAGACTGCTGCTGCCCCCTAAACATCTCTCTCCTCTTTGACAGAAGCTAGCTAATAACTGCCTAACTTCCCTCTAGCTCATCCAGTTCTCTCTCTTCAGATCTCTTTGTTCCTGCAGCGGTCTATTGCTTATAAAGATAGGCCGCTGCTGCACAGCCTCGTGCGTGTCTCTCTCTCTCCTATTTGGACTTTGGCATAAAAGAAGTCGTATCGTAACCCGGTGCTAACCTATGTTAGGCGGTCAACGTCTGATAA
It encodes:
- the LOC103639796 gene encoding WRKY transcription factor 72A → MFRGQQQSGSHEEQLTSEIRNDDRILDANLFKSSHKSSSRKEASSPCLREKSEMDEASNQTSTNLKAHNKVDKDNLASTRAEMGEVREENKRLKTMLSRIVEDYRSLQLQFHDVLQKGEPMEKKLADHRPSTITPPTGIEESEFVSLSLGTGTGTHKKEEKSVIISAAEGKWREDYLMMGVKEEEGLSLGLSSSARKDDDGAANNTGKVQPDVTTLSPEASSEDAKDDDTTEAADRQWLPSNTQKKSRNVGATEPEDDDDVGPLLPQTKKTRVSVRARCDAPTMNDGCQWRKYGQKVAKGNPCPRAYYRCTVAAGCPVRKQVQRCADDTSILITTYEGTHNHLLSASATAMASTTSAAASMLTSGSSSTSLGFFPAASPAAAHDASRHFFLPTGGAASVTSTPSYPTITLDLTSPAAATSQAFSLSNSRFSSGFGGPGGARYHHRPTSFSFSNSGPSALSAAAWPAATGGAGYLSYGSPAAASLFNGGGGAALMSSTNGRQGRQGGEVPALYQPQQKAAAASESAPAGVLTDTIAKVITSDPGFQTVLAAAITSYVGTQGGNKSSPSAGGEEGGSQLQLGLKWGQHLGLGPSPSSAGAACSSSALLARSSSTTAAAEQGSSGHRSSFLQPSLGLAGSHSASASPVENREH